The Francisella hispaniensis FSC454 genome includes the window TTGGGTTTAAATACTTATTATGGTAGCCCTGTTTCTATCCATGCTGATTGGAGTATTAATTTGGTTGGCATTGGCGCGATGCTTGGATTATCAACTAGTGAGTATGTAAATGCTGTATCAGCAATGAAATATAAATATGAATTTGGCTCAAGTAATGTCTATGTATTGCGTACAGCGCAAAAGGAGAGTTACAAAGGTATTGGTGCTATAGAAACAAATCTTGCTAATTTATTATTTGATGAAGGTGTTGATTTTAATATCTTGATAGAGATGCTTAATCAAGGAGCTAAAATCAGAAGTACAAATATTACTCCTAATTATACATTAGAGAAGTTTTTTAGTGATAATCCCAATGCTATTGGATTATTTATTATTGATGATAATAGTTATGCACAACCTTTTAGTAAGAATAAAAAGATTAAATTTGAAAGTTATAGTTTGATATCATTAAGAGATGATAAAAGTAAGGATCAGCTATGTCTAGATGTATAAGAGGCTTTAATGGTAGAGATCCTAAAGTAGCTGATTCAGCTTATGTTGATGAGTCAGCAGCAGTAATCGGTGATGTTATCTTAAAAGAAGATTCATCTATATGGCCACAGGTCAGTGTAAGAGGAGATCTCTTAACAATCACTATTGGTAAAGGCACTAACATACAAGATTGTAGCACACTTCATACTACTGAATACCCTAAAGATTCTGGTCAAGGCTTTGCCTTAACTATAGGAGACTATGTGACGGTGGGGCATGGCGTTATCTTACATGGCTGTGAGATAAAAAGTAACTGCCTAATAGGTATGGGTTCGATAGTTCTCGATGGAGCAGTAATTGAGCCTTGGGTTTTTTTAGGTGCAGGTAGTTTGGTACCGCCAGGAAAAACTCTTGAGTCAGGTTATATGTACTTAGGTTCACCAGTTAAAAAGATCAGACCAATAAGTGAGCATGAAAGACAAATTATTAAAGAAAATGCTGAACACTATGTCAAAGTTAAAAATAGATATAAAGCACAGATTTAGTTTAGTTATTGCTTTAATATTGATTATCTTGTTGTCATCTTGTGCAACAACTCAATCTAATATTACAGCTATTAGTACTAAGATGGTTTTTAATCAAGAAAATACTTACAATAAGTTACTTAACCTTAAAAAATGGCAAGCCAACGGTATTATTGGTATTATTTATGATAATCAGGCTGAATCCGCTAATTATACATACCTACAAGATGGTGATAATTTTAGTATCAAACTTTATGGACCACTAGGGATAGGTAGTGTTGAGATAAAAGGTGATACAAATAGTGTTTCGCTAGAGAATAGTAAAGGACAAAAGCTAACAGCAAAGGATACTAAAACCTTGATGCTTGAACAATTAGGTTGGTATGTTCCAGTAGACGGATTAAAGTATTGGATAAAAGCGATAGCAATACCAAGTATTAGGCAAACATCAGAATTAAATACGAATAATCTTTTAAATAAACTATCCCAAAATGGTTGGAATATTGTGTATAGTAATTATCAACTAGTTGATTCTACATATCCATTACCAACAAAGATTAGGATGTCTAGAGATAATCTAACTCTAAAAATTGTTATAAAATCATGGCAAATATAAAAGCTAAAAAATACTATAGTCATGCAAAGATAAATCTATTTTTGCATGTATTAAACAAACGCACAGATGGCTATCATAATTTACAGACTTGGTTTACCTTTTTGGACTTAAAAGATCAACTAACTTTTAGTTTTAATAATTCGGGAGAGATTAATATCTCGAGTAATATTAAGATTGCTGCAAAACAAGATAATTTGGTATACAAAGCTATCAAAAAATTTCAGCAAAGCTATAGCGTGCAAGACATAGGTGTTGATATTGAAATTAAAAAAAATATCCCGATGGGAGCAGGGCTTGGTGGTGGAAGCTCAAATGCCGCCACTACACTTATAGCTTTGCGTGATTATTATTTGCCGCAGTTATCAAATGAGGAGATGATTCCATTAGCAGCAAAACTTGGTGCCGATGTGCCAATATTTGTTTATGGTAAATCTGCATGGGCAGAAGGTATAGGTGAGATATTATGCCATAAGGATTTTGATCCGCAGTATGCACTATTGATTAAACCGGATATCCATATTAGTACAAAAGAGTTTTTTACAAGTGAGGATTTAATTAAGTCTACAGTTCTAATATCTAAAAATTTAGGCTTTGATAAGAGCATTATGCATAACAATTTTGAGAATGTTTTTTATGCAAAATATCCAGAATTTAGTCAATATCTAAAAGAGTTAGATAGTGATTTTAGAATGACGGGTACAGGTTCTTGTTTTTATTTACTTTCATCAGATAAAAATAAACTTGAGCAACTTGCAAGAAAAATTAATAAACCTCTTGACAAATGGCTAGTCAAAACATTAAACTATGTCTACTAACTTAATGTTAGTCTCTGTTGGGCTATCGCCAAGCGGTAAGGCAACGGGTTTTGATCCCGTCATTCCCAGGTTCGAATCCTGGTAGCCCAGCCATAAGAAACTCAAAATTAATTTATAAATAAAAATATTTAAATTTTAATTAATTTAATATAGAATAAAGTCAATGTTTAGTTAAATTTTATCCTAACCCAATGCTATTAAATATATTTTCTTACTTGCAACCACTTTTACTTTTGATTTTTGTATACTTTTTGATAAGACAAAAAAGGGTTGCATGGCTATTTGTTACTTTGGCATACGCTTACCCATTACTGAGTGAGATTATTAATTTTAGTCAAGCAGTTACAGTACCTGTAGATTATTATTTATATGCTATCCCAAATGCTTTATTGTACCTTGTGGTAGCTATATATGGGCTGTTATCATCAAAATTTCAACAGCTAGTAGCTATTAGACAAAAGAGTGATTATATTAAGGTGTTCTTTAGAACAGCTATAGTATTGTTTATCTATTTAATTATTAATCTAATAATAGCTTTTCGATTTACCATAGAGAATTTTGAAGCGAATACTTTTTTGTCGGCTTTATATATGCTAGATGATATTTTTACGTTATTAGGTTTGGTATTAGCTATCCTACGTTACAGGATTTGTTTGTTATTTTTACTGGTAGGTTTTACTTTAACAGGATTAATAAATATTTATTTTATTTTTTCTCTACCACAATATTATCTACATTCTATAGCTAATTATTATTTCTTAATAATAACAATCTTAACTGTGATAGTACTACTATATGGTTATCTAAAAAATAATAGATAAAAATTTTGCAGAGATAGGCTATTAATCGTTATACTATTTGCATAAGTGAATTTTATTAAATGGAATTAATATGTCTACACAATATCATATCGGAACGCCTGGTAAAAAGTGGGGCTCTCAAGAAAAAAGTCAATGGCTATCAGAGCAAATTAAAAAAAGATCATATCAAGAAGAAGCTGAAAAAAAGATTTTAGCATTGTCAGCATATTTTGATATTGATGAATACGGTCAAATTAATTATCCAGTTGGTGATTATAAACTATATGCACTAAGAACTAAAAATTGGGATGCTAGTAAACCTTATGTTTTAGTTACAGGAGGTGTACATGGTTATGAAACAAGCGGTGTTCAAGGCGCAATTAGCTTTGCTGCAACTAGAGCACAAGAGTTTACTAGCGACTATAATATACTTATCTTGCCTTGCTTGAGTCCTTGGGGGTACGAGACAATCAATCGTTGGAACCCTAATGCTGTAGATCCTAATAGATCATTCTATTTAGAAAGTGGTTGTCAGGAGGCAGTTTTAGCAATGAAATATGTTTTCTCATTAGGTGTTGAATTTTTGATGCATATCGATTTACATGAGACAACAGATACAGATGATAGTGAGTTTAGACCAGCATTAGCAGCTCGTGAAGGAATAACTATTAATAAATGGGGTATTCCAGATGGTTTTTATTTGGTTGCAAATAATAGAAATCTACACTATGACTTCCAAAAATATATAATTGATGCTGTGGCCAAAGTCACTCATATAGCTCCTACTGATCCAAGCATAAATATATTAGGCGATGATATTATCAGAGATGGAATTATGGCTTGTGATTCTGATAAAGAAAAGCTTTGTATGTCATTCACATCTGCAGAGTATACAACTACAACAGAGGTTTATCCTGGCAGTCCAAGAACAAACCCGCAAGAGTGTATTTTAGCCCAAGTAGAGGCGATAGTTGCAGGATTAAACTTTCTTAAGCATAAAAAGTAAAAGGAATAATAAAATATGTTAAATGCCTTAATTAATGTTGCAAGTTTTTTAATAAATATAATCTTTGGATTATATGCGTTTATATTGCTATTTAGGTTTTTTCTCCAGTGGGTGAAGGCAGATTTTTACAATCCAGTTTGTCAGTTGATTATGCGTGCAACAAATATTGTCATTCTGCCACTAAGAAAATTTATTCCTGGATTTTTAAATCTAGATTGGTCGTGTATAGTTGCAGTTTATATTGTATTTGTTATTGAGGATTTACTTCTGGGTTGGCTTCATGGTTTTAGTTTTGAGTTAACTTTTATTTTGCTTAAGCCCATTATAGATATAATCTTCGCAATAATAAATATGTACGTTTATTTGATAATAATAAGGGCTATCTCTAGTTGGTTTGTCCAAGGAGGTTATAATCCACTTATTATGGTTGTATACCAAGTTACAGAACCACTCTTAGCAAAGGCAAGAGAGATAGTTAAACCTACAAAATCAGGTTTTGATTTCTCACCGGTTATAGTATTAGTTGGATTATTATGTATTCAGATATTTCTTCAAAGTATTATTGTGTAACTTTTTCATTTTTAGTATTTAGCTAATGAGTTTTATTTTGGTTGTCTATATTCACATAATTTTACTAAAAGTGAAGTTTGCCGAGTTTCTGATAGGCTGCCAAAGATAACGTAGCCTCTCCAGCTGTAGATGGCAAGCAAACAAAGCTTTGGTTGAGCTTATTGCTAAAGAGCAACATTTAGAAAAAATTATTAGAAATAAAGCTCTTCTAAATTCCAGATAACTTAGACTCGATATAATTTGTAAATTAATTGTTTTATAGTTTATTATAAAATAAACAATCCATATAAGATTCTCTTATAAAAAGGTATGATATGAAAAAGGTAATTTATATTTTAATAAGCATGTTTATATTTACACATATACAAGCTTCAGTAATCTTTGTTAATTCATTAGCGGCAGGTAAGAATACTGGTCAAAGCTGGCAAGAAGCTTATACAAGCATACAATCAGCTTTGGAACTGGCAAAAGCAAATGATCAGATTTGGGTAGCAGAAGGTACTTATTATCCAACTAAAGGTAATAATAGAGATAAAAGTTTTATTATACCAGAGAAGGTTACTTTGCTAGGAGGTTTCAAAGGTGATGAGAAAAGTATAAATCAACGAGATTTTGAAAAAAATAAAACTATACTAAGCGGCGATATTCTTCATAATGGTATCAAAGAAACATTTAGTAAACATATTGTATTTCTAAAAGATGATGCGGTCATTGATGGTTTTACTATTGAAAATGCATATAATATCGAGACCTTAGCTAATAAATCAAATCATCTAACTCCTACTCTAATACAAAATAGTAATTTAGAAGGAACAGGCGGTGCTGTAGTTAATTTTAAAAGTACTGGAATAGTCAATAATTGTATTATTCAAAACAATACCGCGGAGAAAGGAGCTGGGGCATATAATATGGCCTCTGGTAAAACAGCAATATTTAATAATGTGCAGTTTCTAAGAAATTATTCAACTGTACGTGGCGGAGCAATGAGTAATGACTTGGGAACAAATGTAATTTTATTAAATAGCAAATTTGAAAAAAATAAGTGTGATGATAAGGGTGGAGCCGTATATAATGATTTCTTTTCCAATACATTAATAATAAATACTACTTTCACAAAAAATGAAGCAGAGAATGCAGCAACAATAGGTAATGATGGTGGTTCAAAAGCTATTTTACTTAACTCAGATATTACAGATAATACAGCTCAAATACTTGGCTCAGCTTTATATCAAGGCTCGTATAATGCTAACATAAAAGATGGCAGCAATTCTATGGTGCTAATAAATAGTACTCTTAGTAATAATATTTCTTTAACAAATGGTACAAGCATTTTCACTTGGGGCGATGATAAGTACTATTTTTATAATACAAATGTCAAGGATGGCTAGATCAAAGTATTAATGATATCCCGCAAAAGTATGATGTTTTAATTAAATTGGTTAGTCAAAATGTAACTATAAATACGATTAAAAATATTAAGCAATGGATGGAAAAGGAGTTTTCTCTACCATCAAAAGAAAATGGGGAAACTTCTTTTAATGATGAAGATGCTAAAGTAAATACTAGTATTAATATACCAAATAACATATATTTTGTAGTACAAAATAATAAATCTAAAAAGCAACTGGATGGACTTTCTTGGGACAAAGCATTTAATTCTATACAGCAGGCTATAGATACTGCTGCTAAAAGTGGTGGTGGCCAGATATGGGTTGCTAAAGGAACTTACTATCCTAGTATAGATAAAAAAATCCCCAAGGGAGTCAAGCTTTAGGATGAAAGAAAATATAGCTATTTATGGAGGCTTTAGTGGAAATGAAACGTCAGCTTCCCAGAGAGACTTTGTTAAAAATAAGGTTATCTTAAGTGGTGACATTGGTAAAGTGCTTGGGAAAGATATTCATAGTTATCATGTAATTATAGGAGCTAATAAGAGTCTAATAGATGGTGTGACAATTACAGGAGGCATTGCTGATGGCCAAGGAAGTAATCGTTATGGTGGTGGCATACAAATGATTGGATTTGGTCAAGCAATGAATGTAGAGAATTGCATATTCAAAAATAATGATGCTTATTATGGTGGAGCAGTTTATGCTTTCAATAATGTTTATAGTTATTTGAATAATGTCTTATTTATAGATAATACGGCTATTATGGGGGGGAGGTATTTATATGTCATTTGGCTCAAATATGTCTATCAATAATAGCGCATTTGTAAGAAATATAGTTAAAAGTAGAGGCGGCGCTATAGTTGTAAACTATGGTTCAAACCCTACAATTACAGATGGAGTTTTCGCC containing:
- a CDS encoding gamma carbonic anhydrase family protein; amino-acid sequence: MSRCIRGFNGRDPKVADSAYVDESAAVIGDVILKEDSSIWPQVSVRGDLLTITIGKGTNIQDCSTLHTTEYPKDSGQGFALTIGDYVTVGHGVILHGCEIKSNCLIGMGSIVLDGAVIEPWVFLGAGSLVPPGKTLESGYMYLGSPVKKIRPISEHERQIIKENAEHYVKVKNRYKAQI
- the lolB gene encoding lipoprotein insertase outer membrane protein LolB encodes the protein MLNTMSKLKIDIKHRFSLVIALILIILLSSCATTQSNITAISTKMVFNQENTYNKLLNLKKWQANGIIGIIYDNQAESANYTYLQDGDNFSIKLYGPLGIGSVEIKGDTNSVSLENSKGQKLTAKDTKTLMLEQLGWYVPVDGLKYWIKAIAIPSIRQTSELNTNNLLNKLSQNGWNIVYSNYQLVDSTYPLPTKIRMSRDNLTLKIVIKSWQI
- the ispE gene encoding 4-(cytidine 5'-diphospho)-2-C-methyl-D-erythritol kinase → MANIKAKKYYSHAKINLFLHVLNKRTDGYHNLQTWFTFLDLKDQLTFSFNNSGEINISSNIKIAAKQDNLVYKAIKKFQQSYSVQDIGVDIEIKKNIPMGAGLGGGSSNAATTLIALRDYYLPQLSNEEMIPLAAKLGADVPIFVYGKSAWAEGIGEILCHKDFDPQYALLIKPDIHISTKEFFTSEDLIKSTVLISKNLGFDKSIMHNNFENVFYAKYPEFSQYLKELDSDFRMTGTGSCFYLLSSDKNKLEQLARKINKPLDKWLVKTLNYVY
- a CDS encoding M14 family metallopeptidase gives rise to the protein MSTQYHIGTPGKKWGSQEKSQWLSEQIKKRSYQEEAEKKILALSAYFDIDEYGQINYPVGDYKLYALRTKNWDASKPYVLVTGGVHGYETSGVQGAISFAATRAQEFTSDYNILILPCLSPWGYETINRWNPNAVDPNRSFYLESGCQEAVLAMKYVFSLGVEFLMHIDLHETTDTDDSEFRPALAAREGITINKWGIPDGFYLVANNRNLHYDFQKYIIDAVAKVTHIAPTDPSINILGDDIIRDGIMACDSDKEKLCMSFTSAEYTTTTEVYPGSPRTNPQECILAQVEAIVAGLNFLKHKK
- a CDS encoding YggT family protein, which codes for MLNALINVASFLINIIFGLYAFILLFRFFLQWVKADFYNPVCQLIMRATNIVILPLRKFIPGFLNLDWSCIVAVYIVFVIEDLLLGWLHGFSFELTFILLKPIIDIIFAIINMYVYLIIIRAISSWFVQGGYNPLIMVVYQVTEPLLAKAREIVKPTKSGFDFSPVIVLVGLLCIQIFLQSIIV